The Fortiea contorta PCC 7126 genome has a segment encoding these proteins:
- a CDS encoding IS4 family transposase, whose translation MLAILYQKHLKSQLSLAEYLLLKILIHLLQSIKEVTLEKLANALPLGIKFESRRKRIQRFLSLPNLTIEKVWLPIIQELIANYFQNEKIIYIAIDRTNWSRINLLMVSVIWDKRAIPIYFSLLPKLGSSNLTEQQKILSPVIAILKDYKICVLGDREFCSVKLAKYLQSKDVYFCLRLKKNEFVEIKQDMFMELSSLGLTPGVSFFIKGVKVTKTQGFISFNVAGKWQRKINGVAPKEAWFILTNFDTLESAIAAYKKRFDIEEMFRDFKTGGYNLENTNVQGERFISLVLLIAIAYTSATINGQLIKRKGIQKYIARIKERSRSQRRHSSFYIGLYGQTWVHFKDSCIDLVTQLMRINRNKWKHYQQGLRAMKLIESIL comes from the coding sequence ATGTTAGCTATATTGTACCAAAAGCACTTAAAAAGTCAATTGAGTTTAGCAGAATATCTGTTGCTAAAAATTTTGATACATCTGTTGCAGTCAATCAAAGAAGTAACTTTAGAAAAATTAGCGAATGCGCTACCTTTGGGAATTAAATTTGAAAGCAGAAGAAAAAGAATACAAAGATTTTTATCATTACCAAATCTCACAATTGAAAAAGTTTGGTTGCCAATTATTCAAGAACTAATAGCAAACTACTTCCAGAATGAAAAAATTATTTATATAGCAATTGATAGGACTAATTGGAGTCGGATAAACTTATTAATGGTCAGCGTGATTTGGGATAAAAGAGCCATACCAATATATTTTAGTTTGCTGCCCAAATTAGGTAGTAGTAATCTCACGGAACAGCAGAAAATATTATCGCCAGTTATAGCAATATTGAAAGATTATAAAATCTGTGTGTTGGGGGATAGAGAATTTTGCTCGGTAAAACTAGCAAAGTACCTTCAGAGCAAGGATGTATATTTTTGTTTGCGATTGAAAAAGAATGAATTTGTAGAAATTAAACAAGATATGTTTATGGAGTTAAGCAGTTTAGGATTAACTCCTGGAGTATCTTTTTTTATCAAGGGAGTTAAGGTAACAAAGACTCAGGGTTTTATCAGTTTTAATGTGGCTGGTAAGTGGCAACGTAAAATTAACGGAGTAGCACCCAAAGAAGCATGGTTTATTTTAACAAATTTTGACACCCTAGAGTCAGCAATTGCTGCTTACAAAAAGCGATTTGATATTGAAGAAATGTTTAGAGATTTCAAAACAGGTGGCTATAACTTAGAAAACACTAATGTTCAAGGTGAACGTTTTATTTCTCTAGTTTTGTTGATAGCGATCGCTTACACCTCTGCAACAATTAATGGTCAACTTATTAAACGCAAAGGAATCCAAAAATATATAGCTCGGATTAAAGAAAGGAGTCGTTCTCAACGGAGACACAGTAGTTTTTATATCGGCTTATATGGTCAAACATGGGTACATTTCAAGGATAGCTGTATTGATTTAGTCACACAATTAATGAGAATTAATCGTAATAAGTGGAAGCATTATCAACAAGGTTTAAGAGCCATGAAGCTTATTGAATCTATATTGTAG
- a CDS encoding IS5 family transposase — protein MTKAYRSNLTWEQWELIADLLPEAKPGGRPRKLTLFAVVNAILYVLCEGCTWRGLPGDFPAWSTVYGYFWRWSLDGTWLKIHDQLYQWVRVDAGREPSPSEAAVDSQSVETATMISIDVGYDAGKKIHGRKRHLSVDLLGLVLRVLVTSASLPEREGAKKVLQRVHDTGHQVKRLNTIWMDGGYRGEEFMRWVMDMFRWIVEMVLRPLEKKGFVHLPKRWVVERTFGWLNWCRRLSKDYERLPQTSETFIYIAMIRIMVRRLA, from the coding sequence ATGACTAAAGCATACCGTAGCAATTTGACTTGGGAACAGTGGGAATTAATTGCAGACCTGTTGCCAGAAGCAAAGCCGGGTGGTCGTCCCCGAAAATTAACCTTATTTGCAGTAGTGAATGCGATTCTCTATGTACTGTGTGAAGGGTGTACATGGCGAGGTCTACCAGGAGATTTTCCTGCATGGTCAACAGTTTATGGTTATTTTTGGAGATGGAGCCTAGATGGTACGTGGTTAAAGATTCACGATCAACTTTACCAGTGGGTGCGGGTAGACGCAGGACGTGAACCTAGTCCCTCAGAAGCGGCAGTTGATAGCCAATCAGTAGAAACAGCAACGATGATATCTATTGATGTTGGTTACGACGCAGGTAAAAAAATTCATGGGCGTAAACGCCATTTAAGTGTAGATTTACTGGGTCTAGTTTTACGCGTTTTGGTGACATCTGCAAGTCTTCCAGAACGCGAAGGAGCGAAAAAAGTTCTCCAACGAGTTCACGATACTGGTCATCAGGTAAAACGGTTGAATACTATTTGGATGGATGGGGGATATCGAGGCGAAGAATTTATGCGCTGGGTGATGGATATGTTTCGGTGGATTGTCGAAATGGTTCTTAGACCTTTGGAGAAAAAGGGTTTTGTCCATTTACCAAAACGTTGGGTTGTTGAGCGCACTTTTGGCTGGCTTAATTGGTGTCGGCGCTTGAGCAAAGATTATGAAAGGCTACCCCAAACTTCGGAGACTTTTATCTATATTGCCATGATTCGTATTATGGTTCGACGACTGGCATGA